The Malus domestica chromosome 13, GDT2T_hap1 genome includes a window with the following:
- the LOC103453029 gene encoding divinyl chlorophyllide a 8-vinyl-reductase, chloroplastic, translated as PPKQPWNSTEIKPQAPPPPSTFFNLNQKNNVTVLLLPCIQSPSRKEPKLHIPFLFSVHPPNQQDILKPISATSNPVAEITNPPSFRGKNPKDINILVVGATGYIGKFVVKELVNREFNVIAIARENSGIRGKVSKDETLKELKGANVCFSDVTDLGVFEKCLEDLGISIDVVVSCLASRSGGVKDSWKIDYEATKNSLVASRKRGASHFVLLSAICVQKPLLEFQRAKLKFESELIKEAEEDNGFSYSIVRPTAFFKSLGGQVELVKDGKPYVMFGDGKLCACKPISEADLASFIADCVLSENKINQILPIGGPGKALTPLEQGELLFRLVGRDPKFLKVPIEIMDFAIGVLDFLVKVFPSMEDTAEFGKIGRYYAAESMLVLDPETGEYNAEKTPSYGKDTLEEFFETVLREGMAGQELGEQTIF; from the exons CCTCCAAAACAGCCATGGAATTCCACTGAAATCAAACCACAAGCTCCTCCTCCCCCTTCAACTTTCTTCAACTTGAACCAGAAAAACAATGTCACTGTGCTTCTCCTCCCTTGTATTCAATCTCCATCCCGCAAAGAACCAAAGCTTCATATCCCGTTTCTCTTCTCAGTTCACCCACCAAACCAGCAAG ATATATTGAAACCCATATCAGCTACATCGAACCCAGTTGCTGAAATCACCAATCCACCATCGTTCCGCGGcaaaaacccaaaagacatCAACATTTTGGTGGTGGGTGCAACTGGGTACATTGGGAAATTTGTAGTTAAGGAGTTGGTTAACAGAGAGTTCAATGTTATAGCCATTGCTAGGGAGAATAGTGGAATTCGGGGTAAAGTTAGCAAGGATGAGACTCTGAAAGAGTTGAAAGGTGCAAATGTGTGCTTTTCGGATGTGACCGATTTGGGTGTTTTCGAGAAATGTTTGGAAGATTTGGGGATTTCGATTGATGTTGTTGTTTCATGCCTTGCTAGCCGTTCTGGGGGTGTGAAGGACTCTTGGAAGATTGATTACGAGGCTACGAAAAACAGTCTTGTCGCCAGTAGGAAGCGTGGGGCTTCACATTTTGTGTTGCTTTCTGCAATTTGTGTGCAGAAGCCCCTCCTTGAGTTCCAGCGTGCAAAGCTGAAATTCGAGTCAGAGTTAATCAAAGAAGCAGAGGAGGATAATGGGTTTAGTTATAGCATTGTAAGGCCGACGGCCTTTTTTAAGAGCTTGGGTGGTCAGGTtgagttggtgaaagatggcAAGCCTTATGTGATGTTTGGAGATGGGAAGTTGTGTGCTTGCAAGCCAATCAGCGAGGCAGATTTGGCTTCATTTATTGCGGATTGTGTGTTGAGTGAGAACAAGATTAACCAGATTTTGCCTATCGGAGGACCAGGTAAGGCATTGACGCCCTTGGAGCAAGGGGAGTTGCTGTTTAGGCTTGTGGGAAGGGATCCCAAGTTCTTGAAGGTGCCCATTGAAATTATGGACTTTGCTATTGGGGTTCTCGATTTCCTTGTAAAGGTATTTCCTTCAATGGAAGATACTGCTGAGTTCGGGAAGATTGGAAGGTATTATGCAGCTGAGAGTATGTTGGTTTTGGATCCTGAGACCGGAGAATACAATGCTGAGAAAACGCCGAGTTATGGCAAAGACACATTGGAAGAATTCTTTGAGACTGTGCTGAGGGAGGGGATGGCCGGTCAGGAATTAGGCGAACAAACGATTTTCTAA
- the LOC103452985 gene encoding CASP-like protein 1D1 produces the protein MGTTDKPADPETATKVVPPPSKEESEATPPPPKPDYLFLADVAIRFLVFAASLTSVLVMVTSKQTVFRGRFPVKAKFNHSPAFIYFVAALSVAGLYALLTTLASISVIWKPICPPKLLLHFAFLDVLILGLVASATGTAGGVAYIGYKGNEHVMWQKVCSAFDKYCKHIAGSLATSLFASVLLVLLVWLSTFTLHKKIRQD, from the exons ATGGGAACCACGGATAAGCCAGCTGACCCAGAAACCGCCACCAAGGTAGTCCCACCGCCATCAAAGGAGGAGTCCGAAGCCACGCCTCCTCCCCCTAAACCCGACTACCTCTTTCTAGCTGATGTGGCTATCAGGTTCTTAGTGTTCGCAGCATCACTGACAAGTGTGTTGGTCATGGTCACTAGCAAGCAAACAGTATTCCGAGGTCGTTTCCCAGTTAAGGCCAAGTTTAATCACTCTCCTGCTTTCAT ATACTTTGTGGCAGCTTTATCGGTTGCAGGCCTCTATGCTCTTCTTACAACACTAGCATCCATTTCAGTCATCTGGAAGCCAATTTGCCCACCAAAGTTGTTGCTCCATTTTGCATTTCTTGATGTG CTGATACTTGGTTTGGTTGCCTCAGCCACCGGCACAGCCGGGGGTGTTGCTTATATCGGATACAAGGGTAATGAACATGTGATGTGGCAGAAGGTGTGCTCAGCTTTTGACAAGTACTGTAAGCACATAGCAGGCTCCCTCGCTACCTCGCTGTTTGCCTCGGTCTTGCTGGTTCTTCTGGTCTGGCTCTCAACTTTCACCCTTCACAAAAAAATTCGCCAAGATTGA